TCCAGCTCCTTCTCGAGGCGGGTGGCCACCTCGGAGACCTCGGGATTCCCGGCATCCAGGCAGAGGAGGTGCACCTGGTAGGGGGCCACAGGCCAGGGCCAGATGATGCCGTCGGCATCGAAGTTCTGCTCGATGACCGCCGCCACGGTGCGGGTGATGCCAATGCCATAGCAGCCCATGACCATGGGCTGCTCCTTGCCCTGGTCGTCGAGGAAGACGCAGTTCATGGACTTCGAATACTTGGTGCCCAACTTGAAGACCTGCCCCACCTCGATGCCCCGGAAGGCCTGATATTTCCCGGTCCCGCAGCGGGGACAGGCATCGCCCTCCACCGCAAGGCGCAGGTCGAAGTAGCCCTTGAACTGGGCCAGATCGCGCTTGGGGCTGAAGTTGAAGTGGTGGCAGTCGGTCTGGTTGGCGCCACAGCTGAGGTTGACAGCCCCCTCCAGGCTGCGGTCCACATACATCGGAACCCTGGTGAACTCCACAGGCCCGATGAAGCCGCTTTTGGCACCCGCCAGCTGCTCGGCCTCCTCCACAGGCACCAGCTCCAGCGTGTCAGCCCCGATGAGGTTGCGGAGCTTGACCGGATTGGGTTCGTGATCGCTGCGCAGGACCATGCCCACCTCGAAGGCATTCTCGCCCTGGGTGGCCCGGTAGAGGTAGAACTTGGAAGCCTGATGGGGCTCCAGACCCATGGCCTTGGCCTGCTCCTCCATGGCGGTGATGCCGGGGGTGCTGAAGTGGGCCTTGCTGAGGGGCTGCTCGGGACCGTGATCCACGGCGGGAACCTGGGGAGCCTCGGTCTTCTCGCTGTTGGAGGTGTAGTCGCAGGCGTCGCAGGAGAGGATGGCGTCCTCGCCACTGCCCGCCAGCACGTGGAATTCGTGGGTGAAGCTGCCCCCGATGGCGCCGCTGTCGGCCTCCACGGGGCGGAACTTCACACCCAGGCGCGAGAAGATGCGCTTGTAGGCGTTGAACATCACCCAGTATTCGCGGTCGGCGTCGGCGTCATCGATGTGGAAGGAGTAGCCGTCCTTCATGATGAACTCGCGGCCACGCATGAGGCCGAAGCGGGGGCGGATCTCGTCGCGGAACTTGCTCTGGATCTGGAAGAGGTTCATAGGGAGCTGCTTGTAGCTCCGGACGTTCTTGCGGACGATGTCGGTGACGACTTCCTCATGGGTGGGACCCAGGCAGAAGTCGGCGTTCTTGCGGTCCTTGAAGCGCAGCAGCTCCTTGCCGTAGAAGTTCCAGCGGCCGGACTCCTGCCAGAGTTCGGCGGGCTGGACGGCGGGCATCAGGAGTTCCTGGCAGCCGTCCTTCTCCAGCTCCTCCCGGACGATCTCCTGGA
The sequence above is drawn from the uncultured Holophaga sp. genome and encodes:
- a CDS encoding proline--tRNA ligase, with the translated sequence MKQSKLLIQTFREAPRDADVVSQQLMMRSGMIMKLAAGIYDYLPLAFRSIRKFQEIVREELEKDGCQELLMPAVQPAELWQESGRWNFYGKELLRFKDRKNADFCLGPTHEEVVTDIVRKNVRSYKQLPMNLFQIQSKFRDEIRPRFGLMRGREFIMKDGYSFHIDDADADREYWVMFNAYKRIFSRLGVKFRPVEADSGAIGGSFTHEFHVLAGSGEDAILSCDACDYTSNSEKTEAPQVPAVDHGPEQPLSKAHFSTPGITAMEEQAKAMGLEPHQASKFYLYRATQGENAFEVGMVLRSDHEPNPVKLRNLIGADTLELVPVEEAEQLAGAKSGFIGPVEFTRVPMYVDRSLEGAVNLSCGANQTDCHHFNFSPKRDLAQFKGYFDLRLAVEGDACPRCGTGKYQAFRGIEVGQVFKLGTKYSKSMNCVFLDDQGKEQPMVMGCYGIGITRTVAAVIEQNFDADGIIWPWPVAPYQVHLLCLDAGNPEVSEVATRLEKELERGGFEVLHDDREGMSPGAKFKDADLMGFPLRVVVGAKGLKDGIVELKDRRTKEIRKFAPEALVSEVAAARDRILAELQEAGGR